The nucleotide window CCTCCGCAAACACGAACCTATGGGCCGGGCACGACCGATCCGCGGGCTAGATCACCGGCGCGGTCGAGTCATTCGTCGGCGCGGGGACCGGCCGGAACCAACTGCCGACCGCCCCACCGGGCATCACGAGGGTCGCAGCCGCCGTCCGTGCTGGCAGGTGTGCACAGTGTGCGGGTCCGCGAGATGGCCAATTGCGAGTAGCATCCCGATCAAACGAGCTTGACCAAATTGCCGACTGCCCATTTAAAGACCGCAAATGGGATGTCCTCCTGCTGACTGTTCGATGTTCACTCAAGGGAGCGCAACGATGTCGCATATGGTGGTAATTCCGGAGTTATTGACCTCAGCGGCAACGGAATTGGAACGCATCGGTTCGACGTTGAGTGCGGTCAATGCGGCGGCGGCCGGCTCCACCACGGGGCTGCTAGGCGCCGGCGCCGACGAGGTATCGGCGGCGGTGGCGGCGTTGTTCGCCGGGCACGCTCACGAGTACCAGACCCTGAGTGCCCGGGCCAGCACCTTCCACGCCCAGTTTGTGCAAGCGCTGACCGGGCATGCGGGATCGTATGTTGCTGCCGAGGCGGCCAACGCCTCGCCACTGCAGCCGGTGTTGGACGTCATCAACACCCCCACTCAATTGCTCCTGGGACGCCCGCTGATCGGCGACGGCGCCAATGGCGGACCGGGCCAAAGTGGCGGAAACGGCGGGCTGTTGTACGGCAACGGCGGCAACGGCGGCTCAAGCACCACCCCGGGCCAGGCCGGTGGCAACGGGGGCGGAGCCGGGTTGATCGGCAATGGCGGAGCCGGTGGGGCCGGCGGGGCCGGTGCGAATGGCGGCGTCGGCGGCAATGGTGGGCTGTTCTACGGCAATGGCGGGACAGGTGGGGCCGGCGGAGCCGCCATGGTCGTAGGCGGCAACGGTGGCAACGGCGGCGCCGGCGGCAATGCCGGATTCTGGGGTAACGGTGGCGCCGGCGGGGCCGGCGCGGCCGGCGCAGTCGGCGCCCACGCGGTAAACCCTGCGCCCCACCAGGTCCAACAAGGCTCCAACGGCGCTGCCGGGCTGGATAATCCGACGGGCAACGGCGCGGACGCCGGGGCCGGCGGCAACGGCATCAACCCCGGAATCGGCGGTGGGGCCGGGGGGCCAGGCGGAGACGGGACCGCGACCGGCACCGTGTCGGCGGGTGCCGGCGGCAACGGCGGAAACGGCGGCAACTTCGCTTCCGGAGGCAACGGCGGCGTCGGTGGCGTAGCCACCAGTAACGGCCCAGGTAACGCGACCGGCGGCACCGGCGGCGACGGCGGCGTTGGCGGCGCCGGAGGCGCCGGAGGTGCCGGAGGCGTCGGTGGCGCCGCCGCCACCACCACCGGCCTCGGCCTCGTTACCGGCGGCACCGGCGGCAACGGGGGCGCCGGCGGCGTCGGCGCCTCAGGCGGGGCCGGCGGCGACGGCGGCGCCGCCACTCAAGTCGGCGGCCCGGCCGTCGGAGGTAACGGTGGTTTCGGCGGGGCCGGCGGTATCGGCGCTTCGGCCGGCGCTGGTGGTGCCGGCGGCTTCGGGGGTACCGGTGGTCGCGGCGGACTCCTGTTCGGCACGGGCGGCGCCGGCGCCCTAGGCGGCATCGGCGGCGACGGCGGCATCGGGGCCCAGGGCGGCCAGGGCGGTGCCGGCGGCAACGGCGGCATCGCGAGCGGCATGGGCGGACCCTTCGGTAGCGGCCTAGGCGGCGACGGCGGGGACGGCGGCAATGGCGGTGCTGGCGGGGCCGGCGGGGCCGGCGGAAACGGCGGCGCCGGCGGGGCCGGGGGCCTATTCGGCCGATCGGGTAGCGCTGGCGCTGGTGGCGCCGGCGGTCTCGGCGGGTCGGGTGGCACCGGCGGCAGCGGCGGCGCCGCGGGCGCCGGTTTCAGCATGGGAACTCCCGGCGCTTCCGGCGCTCAGGGCGCGACGGGTGCGACCGGGCAGCACGGTCTCGACGGCTGACCCGGGCCCCACCGGGCGGGTGCGGGCCCGGTTGCCCGCACCCGTGCTAGCGCAGCGGGCTCAGATCAGCCCGAGTTCGGTGACCGCCTTGCGCTCGTCGGCGAGCTCACCGGTCGTCTTGTCGATGCGCCCACGAGAGAACTCGTCGATTTCCAGGCCACTGACGATCGTCCAGTTGCCGTCCTTGGTGGTCACCGGGAACGACGAGATCAATCCCTCGGGCACGCCGTAGGAACCGTCGGAGATGACAGCCATCGAGACCCAGTCATCTGCGGGCGTGCCCAGCAGCCAATCCCGTGCGGCGTCGACGGTTGCCGAGGCAGCCGAGGCGGCCGACGACGCGCCGCGCGCGTCGATGATCGCCGCGCCGCGTTTGGCGACGGTCGGGATGAAGTCGTTCTCGATCCACGCCTGGTCATTGACCACATCGGCGGCGTTCTTGCCGCCGACCTCGGCGTGGAAGATATCGGGATATTGGGTGGCCGAGTGATTGCCCCAGATCGTCACCTTCTTGATGTCGGTGACCTTGGCGCCGGTCTTTTTGGCCAACTGCGAGATCGCCCTGTTGTGGTCTAGACGGGTCAACGCGGAGAACCGCTCGCGTGGAATGTCGGGGGCGTTGGTCATCGCGATCAGCGCGTTGGTGTTGGCCGGGTTGCCGGTCACTCCCACCCGGACATTGTCCGCGGCCACCGCATTGAGCGCCTTGCCTTGGGCGGTGAAGATCGCGCCGTTGGCTTCGAGCAGGTCACTTCGCTCCATGCCCGGGCCGCGCGGACGAGCGCCGACCAGCAGGGCCAGGTTGACACCGTCGAAGATCTTGTTCGCGTCCGCACCGATTTCGACGCCCGACAGCAGCGGAAACGCACAGTCGTCGAGTTCCATCACCACGCCCTCGAGCGCCTTGAGCGCGGGCTCGATCTCTAGCAACCGCAGCTCGATGGGGCGGTCGGGTCCCAGCAGCGAGCCGCTGGCCAGGCGGAACAACAGGCTGTAGCCGATCTGGCCGGCTGCACCGGTGACGGCGACCTTGAGGGGGCTTGCGCTCACGTCGGTTTGCTCCTTATGGAGGGGTCTGCGTATCGAGTTTGGTTTTCGGGTCGAAACTAGCGCACCCGCGCCGACCCGAAACCTCCAGACCCGCGCCAACGCCTGCGCTGCCGCGTTGACGTGGCAAAACGGCGTAGCATGGAGCACCGCCCGGTCAAACCTGTAATGCGATCGGAGGCTCAGCATGTTCCAGGGCTTTGACGCACTGCCCGAATCGCTTCGAACCGTCGCACGAACGCGGCCGCAACCACCCGATAGCGCTCCCACCCCACCAGCGCCGACATTGGTCGACTGCGGTGTCTACGTCGAAGGCCGGCGAATGCCCGGCAAGTACGAGTACGCCGATGCGTTGAGCGAAGTGCGTGAGATCGAACTGGCGGGCCGAGAGGCATTCGTGTGGATCGGCCTGCACGAACCCGACGAGAAACAAATGCAAGACGTGGCCGATGTCTTCGGGCTGCACCCACTGGCAGTCGAGGACGCGGTGCACGCCCACCAACGGCCCAAGCTGGAACGCTACGACGAGACGCTGTTCCTCGTCCTCAAGACGGTCAACTACGTACCGCACGAGTCGGTGGTGCTAGCCCGCGAGATCGTCGAGACGGGCGAGATCATGATCTTTGTCGGCAAGGACTTTGTGGTCACCGTCCGCCACGGTGAACACGGCGGGTTGTCGGAGGTACGCAAGCGGATGGACGCCGACCCCGAGCACCTGCAACTGGGGCCGTACGCGGTGATGCATGCCATCGCCGACTACGTCGTGGACCACTATCTGTCGGTCACGTCGCTCATGGAGACCGACATCGACAGCATCGAGGAGGTGGCCTTCGAACCAGGTCGCAGGCTCGATGTGGAACCGATCTACTTGCTCAAGCGCGAAGTTGTGGAACTGCGCCGCTGCGTCCATCCGCTGTCGATCGCGTTCCAGCGCATGCAAACCGAGAACAAAGACCTGATCTCCAAGGAACTGCGGCGCTATCTGCGGGACGTCGCCGATCATCAGACCGAGGCCGCCGAGCAGGTGTCCAGCTACGACGAGATGCTCAACTCGCTGGTTCAGGCCGCGCTGGCCCGGGTCGGCATGCAGCAAAACATGGACATGCGCAAGATCTCGGCCTACGCGGGCATTATCGCGGTACCCACCATGATTGCCGGCATCTATGGGATGAACTTCCATTTCATGCCGGAGTTGGACGCGTGGTGGGGCTATCCCGCGGTAGTCGGCACCATGCTGCTTATCTGTGTTTTCCTCTACCGCAGCTTCCGCAGCCGGAACTGGCTCTAGCGTATCGGTGCTTGAGCGGCCGATTCCACAATCAATGTGGTTGTGCCGCTGGGCGGTTTGGGTCAAGGACGTCGACGCCGTCGTTTTGCCATACCTGGCGCATGGCGCTGCCTCCCCCGGCTCCCTTGAGCCGCACCCAGGCCGCCTCGGTCGCCGTGATGGGCGTCGCGGACAGGAACTGCACGGGTTCACGCGGCGGGTCGAGCGGCAGGTCGGGGATGTCGGGGCGGCCCAACAACACCGCGCTGAACGGCACCCGCCCCGATGGTCGGGTCCACAGCGGTGCACCAAGGTCAATCAAGATGTCTGCGGCCAACACCACACCGTCGACCGCGGGTGTGGCCGCCAGTATCGCCAGGCTGCGCGCCAGCCCGGTTGCCGGCTCGGGATTGCGCAAGCTCAACACCACTTCAGCGCGGGGTCCGCGGTGCGGGTCGGCAATCAGTTCGGAGGGCGCTGTCATCGGGTACCGCGAGCAGCCCAGCGACACATAATGCACCAATTCACTTGCCGTGGAACGAAACCGCAGCACTTCGATGGGCTCGGCACCCAGAAACGTCACACTCGCGGAGTCGGGCTGCGTCTCGAAGTGGCCGACCAGGTGGGCGCGTACGAGGTCGAGAATTTTTGTCACCGCGCGGTCGGTATCGTCAGGTTGATACCGGATTCGGCGTCGAAAACGGCCAGTTTTGTGATGTCCATCGCCAGCTCGATCGACTGCCCGATCTCCGCCTTGGACTCGGCGGGGAGCCTTGCCACGAATCGGCTTTTGAGCACTTCCGATCCGCCCGCCATCCCGGCCAGCTCATCGAGTTGAGCCGAGTGCACCGCAGGGCCCGCGGTCGAGAAGTACACGTATTTGTCCGACCCCAGGGATTCCACCAAGTCGGCACTGACCTGGAAGGTCAACGCCTTGATCCGCTGGTAGCCGTCGATCATGGCGGCGTCGGACACATGCTCGGGCCGCACCCCGACAATGACGCTGGCTGGCTTCGGATGCGTTGCAATCGCTTCGTTGACCTCGGGCGCCAGGGTCACCTCACCGAACGGCAGCCGCAGTCCGATCGAGGTCAGCGTCGCCGGGAAGAAATTCATCGCGGGCGAGCCAATGAAACCCGCAACGAACAGATTTGCCGGTTGTTGGTAGAGCGCTTGCGGAGTTCCGATCTGCTGGGCCACCCCGCCGTGCATCACCACCACCCGATCTCCCAGCGTCATCGCTTCGGTCTGATCGTGCGTCACGTAGACGGTAGTGGTGCCTAATCTGCGTTGCAGTCGGGCGATTTCGCCGCGCATCTGGACCCGTAGTTTTGCGTCCAGGTTGGATAACGGCTCGTCCATCAGAAATGCCTTGGGATGGCGCACGATTGCCCTGCCCATGGCGACCCGCTGTCGCTGTCCCCCCGACAACTGCGACGGCTTGCGGTCCAGCAGGTCGGCCAGGTCAAGGATCTTGGCCGTCTCCTCGACCTTCCGGGCGATGTCTGCCTTCTGCAGCTTGGCCAGTGTCAGCGGGAAGGCGATATTTTGACGCACGGTCATATGTGGGTAGAGCGCATACGACTGGAACACCATCGCGATATCGCGGTCCTTGGGCGCTTTTTCGTTGACCCGCTCGCCGCCGATGCGAAGCTCTCCCGACGAGATATCCTCAAGTCCAGCAATCATGTTCAGTGTCGTCGTCTTGCCACAGCCGGACGGCCCAACCAGGATCAGGAATTCGCCGTCGGCAATGGTGATGTTGAGGTCCTGTACTGCCATCGCGCCATCGGGGTAGCGCTTGGTCACGTGTTCCAGCACGATCTCGGCCATCGCGCTACCCCTTCACAGCGCCAGAGGTCAACCCGGCGACAATCCGTCGTTGGAAGATGACTACGAAAACAATAA belongs to Mycobacterium basiliense and includes:
- a CDS encoding PE family protein, which produces MSHMVVIPELLTSAATELERIGSTLSAVNAAAAGSTTGLLGAGADEVSAAVAALFAGHAHEYQTLSARASTFHAQFVQALTGHAGSYVAAEAANASPLQPVLDVINTPTQLLLGRPLIGDGANGGPGQSGGNGGLLYGNGGNGGSSTTPGQAGGNGGGAGLIGNGGAGGAGGAGANGGVGGNGGLFYGNGGTGGAGGAAMVVGGNGGNGGAGGNAGFWGNGGAGGAGAAGAVGAHAVNPAPHQVQQGSNGAAGLDNPTGNGADAGAGGNGINPGIGGGAGGPGGDGTATGTVSAGAGGNGGNGGNFASGGNGGVGGVATSNGPGNATGGTGGDGGVGGAGGAGGAGGVGGAAATTTGLGLVTGGTGGNGGAGGVGASGGAGGDGGAATQVGGPAVGGNGGFGGAGGIGASAGAGGAGGFGGTGGRGGLLFGTGGAGALGGIGGDGGIGAQGGQGGAGGNGGIASGMGGPFGSGLGGDGGDGGNGGAGGAGGAGGNGGAGGAGGLFGRSGSAGAGGAGGLGGSGGTGGSGGAAGAGFSMGTPGASGAQGATGATGQHGLDG
- a CDS encoding malate dehydrogenase, which translates into the protein MSASPLKVAVTGAAGQIGYSLLFRLASGSLLGPDRPIELRLLEIEPALKALEGVVMELDDCAFPLLSGVEIGADANKIFDGVNLALLVGARPRGPGMERSDLLEANGAIFTAQGKALNAVAADNVRVGVTGNPANTNALIAMTNAPDIPRERFSALTRLDHNRAISQLAKKTGAKVTDIKKVTIWGNHSATQYPDIFHAEVGGKNAADVVNDQAWIENDFIPTVAKRGAAIIDARGASSAASAASATVDAARDWLLGTPADDWVSMAVISDGSYGVPEGLISSFPVTTKDGNWTIVSGLEIDEFSRGRIDKTTGELADERKAVTELGLI
- the corA gene encoding magnesium/cobalt transporter CorA, which encodes MFQGFDALPESLRTVARTRPQPPDSAPTPPAPTLVDCGVYVEGRRMPGKYEYADALSEVREIELAGREAFVWIGLHEPDEKQMQDVADVFGLHPLAVEDAVHAHQRPKLERYDETLFLVLKTVNYVPHESVVLAREIVETGEIMIFVGKDFVVTVRHGEHGGLSEVRKRMDADPEHLQLGPYAVMHAIADYVVDHYLSVTSLMETDIDSIEEVAFEPGRRLDVEPIYLLKREVVELRRCVHPLSIAFQRMQTENKDLISKELRRYLRDVADHQTEAAEQVSSYDEMLNSLVQAALARVGMQQNMDMRKISAYAGIIAVPTMIAGIYGMNFHFMPELDAWWGYPAVVGTMLLICVFLYRSFRSRNWL
- a CDS encoding suppressor of fused domain protein codes for the protein MTKILDLVRAHLVGHFETQPDSASVTFLGAEPIEVLRFRSTASELVHYVSLGCSRYPMTAPSELIADPHRGPRAEVVLSLRNPEPATGLARSLAILAATPAVDGVVLAADILIDLGAPLWTRPSGRVPFSAVLLGRPDIPDLPLDPPREPVQFLSATPITATEAAWVRLKGAGGGSAMRQVWQNDGVDVLDPNRPAAQPH
- a CDS encoding ABC transporter ATP-binding protein; this encodes MAEIVLEHVTKRYPDGAMAVQDLNITIADGEFLILVGPSGCGKTTTLNMIAGLEDISSGELRIGGERVNEKAPKDRDIAMVFQSYALYPHMTVRQNIAFPLTLAKLQKADIARKVEETAKILDLADLLDRKPSQLSGGQRQRVAMGRAIVRHPKAFLMDEPLSNLDAKLRVQMRGEIARLQRRLGTTTVYVTHDQTEAMTLGDRVVVMHGGVAQQIGTPQALYQQPANLFVAGFIGSPAMNFFPATLTSIGLRLPFGEVTLAPEVNEAIATHPKPASVIVGVRPEHVSDAAMIDGYQRIKALTFQVSADLVESLGSDKYVYFSTAGPAVHSAQLDELAGMAGGSEVLKSRFVARLPAESKAEIGQSIELAMDITKLAVFDAESGINLTIPTAR